The Thermoclostridium stercorarium subsp. stercorarium DSM 8532 genome contains a region encoding:
- a CDS encoding sn-glycerol-1-phosphate dehydrogenase, producing MILARENISKYKIQDYLGRGFLCNCGREHSVDIEKVVIENGAIAKIPEILIFFNFKKIFMVADENTYNVAGAGIEKILRNGDFELYKLVYIREGNLVPDEKAMGEFIINLPETTDVILAVGSGVISDLCKFMSYKLKIPYIMVATAPSMDGYASTAAPLTINGLKTTLSATVPKAIIGDIDILKNAPMDMIRAGFGDVIGKYSAINDWKLGRLINDEYYCEFVSDMVMYSVKKCVETADRLQKRDDSAIRNLMECLLLTGIAMSYTGNSRPASGSEHHLSHFIEMVYMFDGKESPPHGIKVGFNTIAVNYIREKISELNPDFSEVTKKASEFDKNKWLEDVKRLFRVSAAEVIDLNEREGINSYDKRMKRVKRIIDRWNEIVEILAEVPSYNEIRDILRKIGAPVTLKELGVDRETVLNGLVYAKEIRNRYTVLQLAWDLGVLGDLAEEMGQKFYV from the coding sequence ATGATACTTGCGAGGGAAAATATAAGCAAATACAAAATTCAGGATTATTTGGGAAGAGGTTTTTTGTGCAACTGCGGCAGGGAACACTCCGTTGATATTGAAAAGGTTGTTATCGAAAACGGTGCCATTGCTAAAATTCCTGAGATACTCATTTTTTTTAATTTCAAGAAAATATTTATGGTTGCGGACGAAAATACCTATAATGTGGCAGGTGCCGGCATTGAAAAAATTTTAAGGAACGGAGATTTTGAACTTTACAAACTTGTTTATATCAGAGAAGGAAATCTTGTACCGGATGAGAAAGCCATGGGGGAGTTTATAATAAATCTACCTGAAACCACCGATGTAATCCTCGCAGTCGGTTCGGGAGTAATAAGCGACCTTTGCAAATTCATGAGCTACAAACTGAAAATACCGTATATAATGGTCGCCACAGCTCCGTCAATGGACGGGTATGCATCAACTGCGGCTCCTCTGACAATCAACGGTTTAAAGACAACATTATCGGCAACGGTGCCAAAAGCTATTATCGGCGATATTGACATTTTGAAAAATGCGCCGATGGATATGATCAGGGCCGGATTTGGGGATGTGATTGGAAAATACTCGGCAATAAATGACTGGAAACTTGGAAGGCTCATAAATGATGAATATTACTGCGAATTTGTCTCAGATATGGTAATGTATTCGGTAAAAAAATGTGTGGAGACGGCGGACAGACTTCAAAAAAGGGATGACAGTGCCATTCGGAATCTGATGGAGTGTTTGCTGTTAACCGGAATTGCCATGAGCTACACCGGAAATTCAAGGCCTGCTTCAGGTTCGGAACATCACCTTTCTCATTTCATCGAAATGGTTTATATGTTTGACGGTAAGGAATCCCCGCCTCACGGGATTAAAGTAGGATTTAATACCATTGCGGTGAATTACATAAGGGAAAAAATATCTGAATTAAATCCTGATTTCAGTGAAGTAACGAAAAAAGCGTCGGAATTTGACAAAAACAAATGGCTTGAAGACGTAAAAAGGCTGTTCCGTGTTTCTGCGGCGGAGGTTATAGATCTTAATGAGAGGGAAGGAATAAATTCATATGACAAAAGGATGAAGAGGGTAAAAAGGATTATTGACAGATGGAATGAAATTGTTGAGATTTTGGCTGAAGTACCGTCATATAATGAAATAAGGGATATTTTGCGGAAGATTGGCGCGCCTGTAACGCTAAAGGAGCTCGGCGTGGACAGGGAGACTGTTCTTAACGGCCTGGTGTACGCAAAAGAAATAAGAAACAGGTATACGGTTCTGCAACTGGCATGGGATCTGGGAGTGCTTGGCGATTTGGCCGAAGAAATGGGACAGAAGTTTTATGTGTAA
- a CDS encoding AraC family transcriptional regulator: MKPKFTNSARYKCLEYLKKHSVDLYLCYCGMEECEPGHYYGPATRSEYLIHYILSGKGIFQADGKTYHLGEYNAFVIYPDEITFYQADTEDPWTYIWVGFGGAKAETCLNYASLNKENRIGVFKCKEELVNCVKGMLNASKLTYANDLKREGFLFMFLSALINENNANEQHNIYDYPYQIYVEHALEFIDHNYDKDIKVNDIANYIGIDRSYFANIFKKIMHVSPQQYLINYRLEKARNLLKKSNLSISEISERIGYSDPLYFSKLFKKYYNISPTEYRTQIEELVSASKKGE, encoded by the coding sequence ATGAAACCTAAATTCACCAATTCTGCAAGATATAAATGTCTTGAATATCTTAAAAAACATTCGGTCGATTTATATCTCTGTTATTGCGGAATGGAAGAATGTGAACCGGGGCATTATTATGGTCCCGCTACTCGCTCTGAATACTTGATTCATTACATATTAAGCGGAAAAGGTATTTTTCAGGCAGACGGAAAAACATATCACCTTGGAGAATATAATGCATTTGTAATATATCCTGATGAAATTACTTTCTACCAGGCAGATACGGAAGATCCATGGACTTATATCTGGGTGGGGTTTGGAGGAGCTAAGGCCGAAACCTGCTTAAACTATGCTTCACTTAACAAGGAAAACCGGATTGGTGTATTTAAATGTAAAGAGGAATTGGTGAATTGTGTTAAAGGAATGCTAAATGCCAGCAAACTGACATATGCAAACGATCTCAAAAGGGAAGGCTTTTTATTCATGTTTCTTTCGGCATTGATTAATGAAAATAATGCAAACGAACAGCATAATATCTATGACTATCCTTACCAGATCTATGTTGAACACGCCCTTGAGTTTATCGATCATAATTATGACAAAGACATAAAAGTAAATGACATTGCAAATTATATCGGTATTGACAGAAGTTATTTTGCAAACATTTTTAAAAAAATAATGCATGTATCTCCTCAGCAGTATCTGATAAATTATCGCTTGGAAAAAGCCCGTAATCTTCTAAAAAAATCAAACTTATCAATAAGTGAAATTTCAGAGCGGATAGGTTATTCCGATCCGCTTTATTTCTCTAAACTGTTTAAAAAGTACTATAATATAAGTCCAACCGAATACAGAACACAAATCGAAGAATTGGTCAGCGCAAGTAAAAAAGGCGAATGA
- a CDS encoding alpha-galactosidase, with product MPIIFHEESGEFHLYNKSISYIIKILPNKQLGNLYFGKVIKDRKSFSHLFQKKARPLSAYVFEDDPAFSLQHTMQEYPSYGTTDFRSPAFEIKQKNGSRISCFEYKKHEIFAGKNGLEGLPATYVEEPADADTLEITLYDELIKTELVLSYTIFNNYSAIARSARFINKGEETIVLERAMSASIDFIDSDFEMIQLSGAWSRERHIKTRKLQQGIQGVYSMRGISSAEHNPFIALKRPNTDENSGEVYGFSLIYSGNHLEQVEVDTHNMTRVMLGIHPDTFEWPLEKGEFFQTPEAIIVYSDEGLNKMSQTFHKLFSKHLISRQWRDKPRPVLINSWEATGANFTEEKLLRMAEIAKELGIELFVLDDGWFGNRDNDKAGLGDWNIVNRKKLPDGIEGLADKIESMGMKFGLWFEPESVNKDSNLYRKHPDWIIATPGRRTSASRNQYVLDFSRKEVVDYIYSVMEKVLSSAKISYVKWDMNRYITECYSLGAEAGSQGTVFHRYILGVYNLFSRLTERFPYILFEACSSGGARFDPGILYYAPQVWTSDNTDAIERLKIQYGTSLLYPISTMGAHVSEVPNQQVGRITPIETRANVAYFGVFGYELDLTLLTEEEKEKIKKQITFYKFHRELFLKGTFYRILSPFDGNETSWIVVSEDKSEAIAAYYKTLNYANKGWKRLKLVGLDRDKKYIIDNDNERYYYGDELMNVGIVLKDEELCANGNDFSSIIFYLKSI from the coding sequence AATTAAAATATTGCCTAATAAACAGCTTGGAAACCTTTATTTCGGCAAAGTTATAAAAGACAGAAAGTCATTTTCACATTTATTCCAGAAAAAAGCCAGACCCTTATCGGCTTATGTTTTTGAAGATGATCCGGCTTTTTCACTTCAGCATACCATGCAAGAATATCCGTCATATGGGACTACTGATTTTAGAAGCCCTGCTTTTGAGATAAAGCAGAAAAATGGGAGCAGAATATCCTGTTTTGAATATAAAAAACATGAAATTTTTGCAGGCAAGAATGGCTTAGAAGGCCTTCCGGCGACTTATGTGGAAGAACCAGCCGATGCAGATACCCTTGAAATAACGCTGTATGATGAACTTATTAAAACAGAACTGGTTTTGAGCTATACAATATTCAACAATTATTCTGCGATAGCCAGAAGCGCAAGGTTCATAAACAAAGGAGAAGAAACGATTGTGCTGGAAAGGGCAATGAGCGCAAGCATTGATTTTATTGACAGCGATTTTGAGATGATCCAGCTTTCCGGCGCATGGTCACGGGAACGGCATATTAAAACGAGAAAACTTCAGCAGGGCATACAGGGGGTTTACAGTATGCGCGGTATTAGCAGTGCGGAACATAATCCGTTTATTGCCCTAAAAAGACCAAATACGGATGAAAACAGCGGCGAAGTATATGGTTTCAGCTTAATATACAGCGGCAACCATCTTGAACAGGTTGAGGTAGATACCCACAACATGACAAGAGTTATGCTGGGTATTCATCCGGATACTTTTGAGTGGCCGTTGGAAAAAGGAGAATTTTTTCAGACACCTGAAGCAATAATTGTTTATTCAGACGAGGGGCTCAATAAGATGAGTCAGACATTCCATAAGCTGTTCAGCAAACATCTTATAAGCAGACAATGGCGTGACAAACCCAGACCGGTTCTTATAAACAGTTGGGAAGCTACTGGCGCAAATTTTACTGAGGAAAAGCTTTTAAGAATGGCAGAAATAGCAAAGGAACTTGGAATCGAACTGTTTGTGCTTGATGACGGATGGTTTGGAAACCGAGACAACGATAAAGCAGGGCTGGGAGATTGGAATATTGTTAACAGGAAAAAACTTCCCGATGGTATTGAAGGCCTGGCTGACAAAATTGAATCAATGGGCATGAAATTCGGGCTTTGGTTTGAGCCGGAATCAGTAAATAAGGACAGCAACTTATACAGAAAACACCCTGATTGGATAATTGCGACCCCGGGAAGAAGGACATCAGCTTCACGTAACCAGTACGTTTTGGATTTCTCGAGAAAAGAAGTGGTTGATTATATTTATTCCGTAATGGAAAAAGTTCTGAGCAGTGCAAAAATATCCTATGTAAAATGGGATATGAACAGGTATATAACTGAGTGTTATTCTTTGGGGGCGGAAGCCGGCAGCCAAGGAACGGTTTTTCACCGGTATATTCTGGGAGTATATAATTTATTTTCAAGATTGACAGAGAGGTTTCCATATATACTTTTTGAAGCATGCTCAAGCGGTGGGGCACGGTTTGATCCCGGAATACTGTATTATGCTCCGCAAGTATGGACAAGCGATAATACTGATGCAATTGAGAGACTGAAGATTCAGTATGGTACTTCTCTGCTCTATCCAATAAGTACTATGGGAGCTCATGTTTCAGAAGTTCCCAATCAGCAAGTAGGAAGAATTACGCCTATTGAAACAAGAGCCAATGTAGCTTATTTCGGAGTGTTTGGTTATGAACTTGATTTGACTTTATTAACAGAAGAAGAAAAAGAAAAGATAAAAAAACAGATTACTTTTTATAAATTCCACAGAGAACTTTTTCTTAAAGGAACATTTTACCGTATATTAAGCCCGTTTGACGGAAATGAAACGTCCTGGATAGTTGTATCAGAAGATAAATCAGAAGCTATTGCAGCGTATTACAAGACTCTGAATTATGCTAACAAAGGCTGGAAAAGGCTTAAACTTGTAGGGCTTGACAGAGATAAGAAATATATTATTGACAACGACAATGAAAGGTATTATTACGGTGATGAACTTATGAATGTCGGTATTGTATTAAAGGATGAAGAATTATGTGCAAACGGAAATGACTTTTCGTCCATTATCTTTTATTTGAAAAGTATCTAA